The Bacteroides fragilis NCTC 9343 genome includes the window GTTGCAGTTCAGTAATTGTCATAAATGCAATTTTAGCCCATCACCGATCCTATGGATTTACACGGATGAAACATGTTTCCGAACCATCTATGCAAATCCCTGTAACCTGTGATGCAAATTCACCGCAAAAGTACTAAATTATCCTTAGTTTTAATGCGCTATCTTTGGTTAGTAGCGGAAAAGCATTACATTTGTCTTCAAATTTAGACACAATATGCAGACATCGGACAGCATCGTAATCATCCCTACCTACAACGAACGGGAAAACATAGAGAACATCATCCGCGCCGTTTTCGGACTGGAAAAGACCTTTCATATTCTGATCATCGAGGACGGTTCTCCTGACGGGACCGCCGCCATTGTAAAGACCTTGCAGCAGGAGTTTCCCGACCGCCTTTTCATGATAGAACGTAAAGGTAAACTGGGATTGGGAACAGCCTACATCACCGGATTCAAGTGGGCACTGGAACATTCATACGAATACATCTTTGAGATGGATGCCGATTTCAGTCATAATCCCAACGATCTGCCACGGCTCTATGAGGCTTGTGCCGTTCAGGGAGGCGATGTAGCTATCGGCTCTCGATACGTAAGCGGAGTGAATGTAGTAAATTGGCCGATGGGACGTGTGCTGATGTCTTATTTTGCATCTAAATATGTACGAATCGTTACCGGACTGCCGATACACGATACGACTGCCGGATTTAAATGTTACCGTCGCCAGGTACTCGAAACCATCGATCTCGACCACATACGTTTTAAGGGGTATGCTTTTCAGATAGAAATGAAATTTACGGCCTACAAATGCGGATTCAAGATTATCGAGGTACCGGTTATCTTTATCAACCGCGAACTGGGTACTTCAAAAATGAACAGCAGTATCTTTGGTGAAGCGGTATTCGGTGTCATCAAACTGAAAGTGAACAGCTGGTTTCACACATTCCCCCAGAAAACAAAAATGAATTAAGATATGAAAAGAACATTAATACAAAACGCTACCATAGTAAACGAAGGACGTTCTGTGCGCGGTTCGGTAGTTATCGAAGGGGAAAAAATAGCCGAAGTACTTGAAAAAGGACAGAAACCTGCTATCCCCTGCGAAGAAACAATCAATGCCAACGGATGCTATCTGATTCCGGGTGTGATCGACGATCATGTACATTTCCGTGATCCGGGACTAACCCACAAAGCCGACATCTCTACCGAAAGCCGGGCTGCCGCAGCTGGAGGTGTAACCTCTATCATGGACATGCCCAATACAAATCCGCAAACGACCACACTGGATGCGCTCAATGCCAAGTTCGATCTGCTTGCCGAAAAGTGTAGCGTTAACTATTCGTGCTATTTCGGGGCAACCAATAATAACTATACCGAGTTCGACAAACTGGACAAGAACCGTGTATGCGGAATTAAGCTTTTCATGGGATCGAGTACCGGAAATATGCTGGTAGACAAAATGAACAGTCTACTGAATATTTTCAATGGAACCGATCTGCTGATTGCCGCTCACTGCGAGAATCACGAAACGATTAAAAAGAATACGGAGAAGTATGTAAAAGAGTATATTGAAAAATATCCTCATCAATATTACCATGTTCATCATGAGACCCTTCCGATGGGTTATCATGCTAAAATACGTTCGATTGCGGCTTGTTACGAATCGTCCGAACTGGCTGTACGCCTGGCACGCATTGCAGATGCACGCCTGCATATCCTGCATATCTCTACAGCCAGAGAACTTTCACTGTTTGACAATGATATCCCGTTAGAGGAAAAGAGAATCACAGCAGAAGCTTGCGTTTCACATCTGTTATTCGACTCTTCCGATTATCCGGAACTCGGTGCACGCATCAAGTGTAATCCTTCTATCAAAACAAAAACCAACCGGGATGCGCTCCGTCAGGCAGTCAACTCCAACCTGATCGATGTAATCGCGACAGACCATGCCCCACACCTTCTCAAAGAAAAAGAAGGAGGGCCGTTGAAAGCAATGTCCGGTATGCCTATGATCCAGTTCTCTCTGGTCAGCATGCTCGAACTGGTGAACGAAGGTATCTTTACGATAGAAAAGGTTGTCGAAAAGATGTGTCACGCCCCTGCACAAATATACAATATTCACAACCGCGGCTTTATCCGCCCCGGTTATCAGGCCGATCTCGTATTGGTTCGTCCGGATGCATTATGGACGGTAAGCGCGGATCAGATTTTAAGCAAATGCGGATGGAGCCCGCTTGAAGGACGTACGTTCGAGTGGAAAGTAGAAAAGACATTTGCCAACGGACATCTATTGTATACTGACGGACAGGTAGACGAAACCTATCGCGGACAAGAGATCTATTTTGAACGATGAACAATAAACGAGGAACGGGGAACAATAAATGCGAGGAGAATGGGAAATATATTGAAAGATAAAAGTATGGCTTTCGCGATACAAATCGTAAACCTGCATAAATATCCGAACAAAAGAAAAGCTTACTCTCTATCCGACCAGATTCTAATATCCGGTACAGCCATCGGAGTTCTGCAAAAAGAAACGGAATGCGCCGAAAGCAACGCCGACTTTATTCATAATATAGCATCGCCCCAAAAGAACGTAACGAAACCCTTTTCCGGCTTGAATTGTTATTTAAAACAGAATATTTATCCGAAACAGAATATTCAAGCATGTTTGCAGACGCAAATGAATTAATGAAACTTATGATTACCAGTATTAAAACAGTCAAATATGGAAAAGCATAACCCGTCATCATTCACCGTTGATAGCTCCTCCCCCGCTCATCGTTCATCATTCGCCATTCATGATTTAACCCCTTATATCAACTGGATTTACTTCTTCCACGCCTGGGGATTCCAACCGCGTTATGCTGCCATTGCCAATATTCACGGATGTGACTCTTGCCGTGCTATCTGGCTGACCACTTTCCCGGAAGAAGAACGGAGCAAGGCTTCAGAAGCGATGCAACTTTATAAAGAAGCTAACCGGATGTTGAACGAACTGGACAGAGATTTTGAGGTAAAAACTATTTTTAAGCTCTGTCCTGCCAATGCGGATGGAGATAATCTGATTATAGACGGTATCACCTTCCCATTGCTCCGGCAGCAAGTCAAGAAGAAAGAAAACGAACCGTTCTTATGCCTCAGTGACTTCGTACGCCCGCTATCTTCAGGCATCACCGATGTGGTAGGAGCTTTTGCCTCATCCATCGATGCGGACATGGAAGGACTTTATGAGAAAGACCCCTATAAGCATCTTTTGGTACAAACGCTATCCGACCGCCTGGCCGAGGCCGCTACCGAAAAGATGCACGAGTACGTCCGCAAAGAAGCCTGGGGATATGCCAAGGATGAAAATCTTTCCATACCCGATCTTCTTGTCGAAAAGTATCAAGGCATCCGTCCTGCTGTGGGATACCCTTCTCTGCCCGACCAATCCGTGAACTTCATCCTGGACGAGATTCTCGATATGAAACAAATAGGTATCCACCTGACCGAGAATGGTGCCATGTATCCTCATGCTTCCGTATGCGGATTAATGTTTGCCCATCCCGCATCCCAATATTTCTCCGTGGGGAAGATCGGTGAAGATCAACTGGCAGACTATGCCGGCCGAAGGGGAAAAACCGTAGAAGAGATGCGTAAATTTCTGGCAGCAAACTTGCAATAAAAGTTTTCTTTCGATATATTTGTAACTGATCCTATTCTTTATAAATAGAAGAAGTTATGAAAAAGGTTCTTATTCTGTTATTATGGTTACTGCCCTCATGCAGTGTAGTGATCTTTGCACAGACTCAGCGCATAGCGGGTACTGTCGTAGTTGGTGACGGCCAGCCTGCCGTCGGTGCCGCCATCGTTGTCAAAGGAACCAATATCGGTGCCGTGACGAATGTAGACGGCAAGTTCGTAATAGCAGAAGCACCCGCTTCGGCACAACGGCTCGTAGTGTACCATGTAGGTATGGAACGCAAAGAGGTAGATGTTGCTCCCAACGTATACATTCAGCTTCAACCCGTAGAACAAGGCTTTTCGTGGAATGTGAAAGCCGGTGTCAGCCTGTTCAGTTATCGCCGCCCGGATGGACTGGACGAACGGACCGGATTCAGTGTCGGTGCCGGTGTGGAATATAATTTCAGCAGACACTGGGCCATACAGTCGGGATTGATGATCACCAGCAAAGGAGCAACTGCCGAATACGAAGGCTACTCTCCACTATCTTCGTCTACCGATCCCATCTCCTACAAAGCCAAGATATCTCCGATCTACCTGGATATCCCCATCCTGGCAGCTTTTAAAATAGATATATCGAACCATGTTAAGTTCGCGATCAATATCGGTCCCTATTTATCCGTAGGTATGGGTGGAAAATACGAACTGACCAATACAGGCGGACATAAAAACGAATCACACAATCCTTTTAAATCCTACTCCTCCACAGCCGAAATGAAAGATAAGGACGCCTTGTTGAAACGCTTCGACATTGGAGTGCAGGGAGGCATCGGATTTGAAATATGGAAGCATTATCTGATCAATGCCTCTTTCCAGCACGGATTCATGGACCCGATCAAAGGAGGAACATTGTATGCCGGTGATACCGAAAAGCACTACCCGATCGGTGGAATCCTGACAGTGGGCTACAGATTCTAAATGAATACTTTATTTAAGCATTGAAAACACACAAAAGAGTGAAGAGAAAAGGGGTGTGCCAAAACTCGTATTCACCACAGATTACATGGAATTTACACAGATAAATATTATGGGTTATCAGTAGATTAAAAATCATTCTGTGTAAATTCTGTGTAATCTGTGGTGAGTTATGAAACACCCCCTTTTCATGGTCTATTATCTCAGAAACGATATCCTATTTCAAAAGCTACATCTATAAAGCCCTCCGAATGATTCCATGAAGTACATCCCACTCTTCCGGTTCCTCCTATCAGGAAACGACCGTATTCTACTCCGATTCCATAGGCGAATCCTCCTGTAAACCGTTTACCGAACAACGACCGGCTATTGGTAACAGACTCGGTTTTATTGCCCTCCATCGTATCGTAATAATGCTTGATATATTCTCTCTTTTCATCTCCACTAAGTCCCAGATCAATGTAAGGGCCGAAACTGAACACCAGGTTCATATCATTCCCTACCCTGTATTTCAGTGCAAACAACAGAGGAATCTCCAAATAGAATGGATTATAAGTGCCACTGACCTGCTCATAAGAAGCGGATGAAGAACCATCTCCGTTATTTTCGGCATAATAGCCATAGAAATCATACCCTTTCATTTTACGGGAAACCAGCAAAAGTGACGGCTGAAAAGCCCAATGTTTCGACATCCGGATATCGGCTCCCACCCCACCATAGATACTGAATCCGTCTTTCAGTTTCGATTCGGGCCCCTGCATGAATTTCCCTGCTCCAATTCCTGCCTTTACCGACCACGAGAAGCGTTGCATCACCTGTGTGCGCATCTGTATGCGCATCGGAAGATCTATATATCCGCTACGTTTTCCTTTTTTCACTTGTAACGAATCAAAATATACCGGTACCTCCTCCAGTATAAATACTCCGTCTTTATCGGTCGTCGCATTCTGATTCGTACGTTTCAGGGTAACCACGGCACCCTCTACCGGATAGTAATCTTCGTCCACAACCTTCTCTACTACCTTTTGCTTTTGTGCCATTACGTCGGTCAATGCCAGGCAGACCCATGCCAATGCTATATATTTTTTCATATCTTTCTGTTTTTTACATTCAACATCCAATTATCCGTTTCCGCTTCATCAGAAACGGTAAATGACTCCCAAGGTAAGTACCAGATTGTGCTCTTTTGCTTCAAAGCCTTCATCATCCTGCCCCAGACACATGCTCTTTCCTGAAATACCGGCCAGCCACTTTTTGTATTCCACCCCTATGCCATAGGCCACACCAAAGCTGAAAGGATGCAGCAAAGAATGTTTCCCACCGGAATAGTCGTATTCATACTCACTGCTATAAATATCATACTCTTCATCGGGTTTGCCTGTCTCGCTAGCTTTCACTTTCCCTGCAAAACCATACGAAAAAACAGGTCCCATAGAAAATGCCAGATTCATTTTGCGGGCTATCGGACAACGAAGAATGAATAACATCGGCAAATCCAGTGATACCGGATTCCAAGTCTCCTGATATTTCACGCCATATCTTTCGGCATTGAACTCAGCTCCGTGATTACAGATTTGCAAGGTAGGCTGAAAAGCCCAACGCTTCGACATACGCACCTCGATACCCAGACCGAATTCATATCCCACTTTAAAGTCGGAACCATATATCGTATATTTACTCATACTAAGACCGGCATGTGCCACAAACGAGACCTTCTTACGTTTTCCGGTCAGCTGTACCGGTACATTCAAGTCAACTTCCCGGGTCTCCATCCCGATGGATGTAACGACTACTTTCTTTACCGAAAGAGGAACCTCCTGCAAGAGGAATTTGCCATCTACATCGGTGATTGTACTGATATTGGTTCCTTTGGCGGTGACCAATGCTCCCACAATAGGTTGCTGTCGTCTATCGAATACTACTCCTTTTACGTCGTGTGTCTGAACCTGAGCCATTACGGTGATTGCGCAAATGCAGGCAATCATTCCTATTATTATTCTTTTCATCTGTTTTCGTTCTTTAAATCCATTTTCTTATTCTACGGGAATCTTAACGGTCTGGTAACCACTGTAAGTAACCCCTACTCCATTTTCCGCATAAACACGGAAAGCATAAAGTATTCCCGGACGCAATCCGGTAATGACTTTACTAAGCTGTTGTCCGTGATTATCCTCAAGTGGAACCTCTATCTTCTGTTCATCCGTCACCGTTCCCGTTTCTGGAGAATAAATGCCATAGCTGTATCCGTAGTGCGTAATCTGATAATTATCTATATAGAAAGTGGCATACAGGTTTACCGACCTATCGGTATCTATATACATCGTGAAATAATCAATAATCGGTTCCGTACCCGGTTCGGTTGTAAACTCAACTACCGGTCCGTAGCCTGTCCCTTCCTCAGTAGTCACATAGGGACGTATATAATAATGTGTATTGGGAAGCAGATCGGTCACCTCTACTTCTAAAAACGAATAGTCATAATTCCGGGTTTCCCGTGCCAATGTCTTCTGATCATCAACCGTAGGGATTCTTTTAGTAGAACTGTAACAAGCGCCCTGTTCTATAATTCCGCCATTGCTTTTGAAACGGACCTCCGCAGATAAATAGAAACTGTATCCTGTAAAATGTGCATCGTGCACAACCAATCTTGGCAACCCTGAAAGGCGGAATGGCTTCACTTCACTGTAACGTTCGCCACGCGTATTTCCGCCCAATACATGGTCCAGCAATCCCGGACGTCCGTTATAGCCATAATTATAATCAACCATGGCGCAATAATAAGTTTCGCCCACGGGGAGCATATTCGATTCCAGGAAAGCATAAAAAGTCCCTTCTGTATCACGATGTACATAAGCTTCCGTAAGCACTTCTTTCATCTCTCGATCTTTAGCTATCAGGAATCTGGGATACTGGTAGAATCCGGTTTCTTCACTTGTCACTTTCCCTATCATGACCACGTCTGTCCGATACAGTTCTTCTGTATTCATCCCCAGAATATTGGACAGCAATTCCACGGAATCTTGTGAAAGCGTAGCCATATCACAAATCCGCTCCAACGTTAATGTTGCTTTAGAAGATTCCATAGCCCCCCAATAATCTCCTTTATTATCACAGGAGGTAGCCAGCAATGTCATCAGACAGAGCAAGCCTAGTAATTTTCTCTTGTTCATCTTTGTCTATTTATAGTGTTAATCGTCCGCAAAGTTACAATATTTATCATAAATATAACAAAATAAAACAATTTGATTCTCTACAAATCCGGAGTATCCTCCAGCCGGTATAAAGGAAACACAACAAATAACATCCCCCCGGCCGGAAACCGTCCGATGTTGCCAACCGGCATATACTTTGCTTCAGGCAAGAAAAGCCCCCCGGAATAATAAATATTCAATATTATCTCCCTATATTTACAGACAGAGGTACCCCCCTGAAGTACCCCCATTGCAAACACCCATAACGATATGATGCAGAACCCCGATTATTTTGAACGTACCCGCAGCCGGTTACATCCCAAGAAATACCGATTTTATTTCTTTGATTACCTTTACTATTGCGGTGACCGGTGGTCGAAAAGAAATTCTCGCGTATGGGGAAGCGGAGTGATATTTAATTATTGGACATTTTGTATATGGGGTCCTGTTGCCTTTGGGACAAGATTAAATGGGATTCATCTTTTTAGCGAGAGCATAGATGTGACAATTGTTTTTGCCGGCATGTTACTCCCTTTCGTTTGTACCCGTCTACGATACCGGAAAGACCGGGTATCGGCTATCAGGCACCATTACCGCCGGAGTGCCTGGAGAAGCATCATTCCTCCCCGGCTGGTGGTGTTCGGATGGTTTATCATCCTATTGCTTGAAGTGATAGGAGCAAAGTTATGCGAGGCATAACGGGAAGGTAAACAGGATATATCCGGAATCTGAATATGAGTGATCATCGATGTATATAGCCACACATTCAGCCTTTATCGTAATACTTCAGGTTGCTTGCAAGCCTGTCAATCGCTTTGGCCATCCTGGCTACTTTTGCCCGATCGGTCTTTGCAGAATAGATCCATTTCACATAATTGTGCCGCTCGTTTTCAGCCAGTGAATTGAAAAACTCCAATGCTCGAGGTTCGTCTTGCAAACACAATTGCAGTTCTTCGGGAATCTCCGACGGCTCTTCATCAAGGTACAAAACAACATGTACATAATCACCCGCCTGCTTTTTGATCTTCTTACGGATTTCAGCTTTTACAGAAAGTCCTAATTCTCCATTCCCCATTGGCATCAAATGGTGCTTTTTGATTTCGACACCATCAATACTTCCTTTTACTTTCACCCAGCCGAAAGGTGCCTTTTTATCTTGCGGCACTTCGGGAATGGGTGCATAAGTCCATCCTCCATTGCCGGGAGTTCTCTCAAGCAAGTAATCTTTATCCACTAAGGGTACTTCCATTTGTCAATGACTGTTTATTTCTATTCTATCTTTTCTATTTCCCCATACTTTCCGCCCCGCATCACTTTTCTTCACCCGGCAGAACGAAAGACCAATGGGTATGGTATGGGTTGATAAAAGCCTTCTGATCTTCATGCCAACGCTCCATTGCTCACTGATCCATATGGCTTCCAAATTTAATAAATATCCGGAGACGAACCCCAATTACCACCAATTTTCACTCTTATTCTGTGATTATTTCCTTTTCTTTGCGACTAACCAAATAAAAGTAATCCTAAAAGAAGATCAATGAACCTGAATCCGGCGCATATCAACGAGCCTGTACAAAAAGAGTTCCTCTCGGTAATCAAGGAATACGAGCGGGTTATCTACAAAGTATGCTATCTGTATACCACCCGGAACGCTACGCTCGGCGATCTTTACCAGGAAGTGATTCTCAATCTGTGGAAAGCTTATCCCAAATTCCGGAAAGAATGCAAAATATCGACCTGGATTTACCGGATAGCCCTCAACACTTGCATCAGCTTCATCCGCAAGGAAAAGAATGTGCCGGAAATCGTCGCACTGACCCGCGAAGCCGACTGGATGACAGAAGAGAAAGACGAACTGACGGAAATGCTGCGGCAACTGTACCGGATGATCAATCAATTGGGACAACTGGACAAATCGATCGTACTGCTTTACCTGGAAGAAAAAAGCTACGAGGAAATAGCCGAAATCACCGGACTGACTGTGACCAATGTAGCCACTAAGCTGAGCCGGATCAAGGACAAACTTAAAAAGATGAAAAAGGAGGAATAAGATATGGAACTGGATGACTTGAAGAAATCGTGGAATGCTCTGGATGAACACCTGAAAAACAAGGAGTTCATTGAAGAAAAAGAGATAGCACAACTGCTGGGACGTGCCCGTAACAAGATGAACAGCATCGACCGGTTCAACAGGAAACTGCGTTTTGCCTCGATCGGCATACTGACATTAGCGGTGCTCTTCTGGATATGCGCCGACACACTTACAGACCTTTTTTATTGGATAACCCTCTCACTGTGCATCCCGGCTCTTTGCTGGGATTTGTACTCCGCCCATTACCTGAGCCGGACCCGGATCGATGAGATGCCTTTGGTCACAGTCATCTCCCGCATCAATCGGTACCATAGATGGATGGTTCGCGAATGGATCATAGGTATCCTCTATCTGCTTGCGATGGCTACTTTTTTCTTTTTCCACAGGCAAGTCTGGCAATATGGTGCTGCGGGAATTATCGTCAGCCTGATCGTCTGGGCCATCGGGCTCGGAATCTGCCTATGGGTGTATCGCCGGAACATAAGACATATAAAAGAAATAAAGAAGAACCTCAACGAGTTAAAAGAATTAAATCATACAGCTTAACTTAAACCGTACTTTACAAATTCTCTCTAACTTTGAAGAGGCGTTCGGAAGTCCCCCCAAAAAAACTTACCTGCGCCTCTTTTTATGTATTCAACTCCATAGTTAAGAAAATATGCTGCAACGAGTTTTAGGCTTTCTGATAGTAATCCTTGTACTGCCGGACATTTATATTTACCGGACATTTATCAAACAACTGACTCTAAGTCTTTTCTGGCGGATTCTGTACTTCTTCCCCACTCTTTTCCTGATGGCAGGAGTCGTGTCACTGGCTTTCTTTGCCAACTATGAATACGCCGAGCAACATACGTTATGGATAGGGCGTTTTGCCGTTGTCTTTTTCCTATTTGCTTCACCGAAACTGATTTTCACGATCTGTTCCATCATCGGACGCCCGTTTAACCGATGGTTGCACTGGTCCCGGAAGCCCTTTGTGGCAACCGGACTGGTACTTGCCACACTCAATGCGGCGCTGATTCTTTACGGATCGATGGTCGGCAAAGACCGTTTCGAAGTAAAGGAGGTCACTTTCCGGTCTCCCCGTCTACCCGAAGCCTTCAACGGATACCGCATTGTCCAGTTGTCCGATATCCACATCGGGAGTTGGCAGGGAAACGCCAAGAGCCTGCAACGGATGGTGGACCTGGTGAATGCACAAAAACCGGACTTAATCGTATTCACGGGTGACCTGGTGAACAACCGGGCTGCGGAATTGGACGGATTTGAAGAGATACTGTCTCAACTGCATGCCACAGACGGCGTCTACTCCATATTAGGGAACCATGACTACGGACCTTACTATCGCTGGAAAAGCAAGCGTGACCAGGTAAACAACCTGAACGACCTGAAGAAAAGACAGGCCGACATGGGCTGGATACTGCTGAACAACGAGCACACCCTGCTACACCGGGGAAATGACAGCATTGCCCTGATCGGGGTAGAAAACGAAGGAGAACCTCCTTTCTCCCAGCACGGCGACCTGACCAAAGCACAGGCAGGAACAAACGGGCTGTTCAAGCTGTTACTAAGTCATAACCCTACCCACTGGAGGCGTGAAGTGTTACCTCAATCGGACATCGATCTGATGTTGGCGGGACATACTCATGCCATGCAACTGGCCATCGGACATCACTCGCCTGCCTCCTGGATTTATCCGGAATGGGGAGGTATGTACATGGAGGACAACCGGGGGCTGTACGTAAACGTCGGCATGGGATTCGTAGGTCTGCCTTTCCGCTTCGGAGCATGGCCGGAGATTACCGTGATAACACTGGATAAATGAAAAAATACTGGCAAATACTGAAGAAGTACCAAATAAGCCTGCTGGCATGCCCGTTGCTGGTACTCGTGTCGGTGATGTGCGAAACCGTTCAGCCGATGTACATGGCGGATATTATAGACAACGGAGTGATGCAAAGAGACCTCTCCGTCATCACTGCCGTGGGCGGAAAGATGATACTGATCTCCATTGTCGGACTGATTTTCAGCATTGCCAATGTTTACGTATCTTCCCATGCATCCATTGGTTTCGGAACCGATCTGCGCACCGGCCTTTTCGGCAAGATACAGCAACTCTCTTTCTTCGACATCGACCGGTTCAGTACGGCTTCGCTTATTACCCGCCTGACCAGTGACATCAGCCGCATCCAGCAAGTCATCATGATGTCGATGCGCCTGATGCTGCGCTCTCCGCTGATGCTTGTCATGGCGGTGTTTTTCGTTGTACGCATCAATCTCGAACTGGCGGGTGTCCTGCTGGCTGCCATCCCTATATTGGGTTTCAGCGTATTCTTTATTCTCCGGAAAGGTTTCCCCTTCTTCCTGAAGGTTCAGCAGAAGGTGGATCAACTGAATGAGGTGGTACGCGAAAACCTGATTAACATCCGGGTGGTAAAGTCATTTGTACGAGAGGACTTCGAAGCACATAAGTTCAAAGACAAAAGCGAGAGCCTGCGTGATACGGTGATTCATGCTTCCAACATCATTGTCTCCATCTTTCCGGTAATGCAACTGGTGATGAACCTGTCTATCATCGCTATCCTCTGGATGGGAGGCCACAAGGTGATGACCGGAG containing:
- a CDS encoding metallophosphoesterase; amino-acid sequence: MLQRVLGFLIVILVLPDIYIYRTFIKQLTLSLFWRILYFFPTLFLMAGVVSLAFFANYEYAEQHTLWIGRFAVVFFLFASPKLIFTICSIIGRPFNRWLHWSRKPFVATGLVLATLNAALILYGSMVGKDRFEVKEVTFRSPRLPEAFNGYRIVQLSDIHIGSWQGNAKSLQRMVDLVNAQKPDLIVFTGDLVNNRAAELDGFEEILSQLHATDGVYSILGNHDYGPYYRWKSKRDQVNNLNDLKKRQADMGWILLNNEHTLLHRGNDSIALIGVENEGEPPFSQHGDLTKAQAGTNGLFKLLLSHNPTHWRREVLPQSDIDLMLAGHTHAMQLAIGHHSPASWIYPEWGGMYMEDNRGLYVNVGMGFVGLPFRFGAWPEITVITLDK